In a single window of the Gemmatimonadota bacterium genome:
- a CDS encoding DUF2798 domain-containing protein, which yields MRIPTRFAPVLFSALLSAVMVAIVSGYVLFTTQGIHPGLLAQWGHSCLRTWPIAFPTVFVVAPLVRRLVARLTMPAAVAALVLLLAPAAATAQAAFVNAGARR from the coding sequence ATGCGCATCCCTACTCGCTTCGCCCCCGTTCTCTTCAGCGCCCTCCTCTCGGCCGTGATGGTCGCGATCGTCTCGGGCTATGTCCTGTTCACCACGCAGGGCATTCATCCTGGTTTGCTCGCCCAGTGGGGACACAGCTGCCTCCGGACCTGGCCGATCGCATTTCCGACAGTGTTCGTCGTCGCGCCGCTGGTCCGTCGCCTCGTGGCTCGGCTCACGATGCCTGCGGCGGTTGCAGCGCTGGTGCTGCTGCTTGCTCCCGCAGCCGCCACGGCGCAGGCCGCGTTCGTGAACGCGGGTGCCCGTCGGTGA